Proteins from a single region of Altererythrobacter sp. Root672:
- a CDS encoding nuclear transport factor 2 family protein — MSSQDYSDTYARDRAEIEDLMARYLFALDYNDLDSFIEMFTDDAEFEFARGRVQGKATILETVKGFKKRIGEHYKDEDGNPAVLRHVLAHTAIRVDGDRAWTRAQWFEMANDGPGKSLKMGTFGIYEDKLSRIDGRWLFTERRILNEFLPGRESGPENPIRTMDAAAAL; from the coding sequence ATGAGTTCACAGGATTATTCAGATACTTACGCACGCGATCGGGCCGAGATCGAGGACCTGATGGCGCGCTATCTCTTCGCGCTCGACTACAACGATCTCGACAGCTTCATCGAGATGTTCACCGATGATGCGGAGTTCGAATTCGCCCGCGGCCGGGTGCAGGGCAAGGCCACGATCCTGGAAACCGTGAAAGGCTTCAAGAAGCGCATCGGCGAACACTACAAGGACGAAGACGGCAACCCCGCGGTCCTGCGCCACGTTCTCGCGCACACCGCGATCCGCGTCGATGGCGACCGCGCCTGGACCCGCGCGCAGTGGTTCGAGATGGCCAATGACGGGCCGGGCAAGAGCCTCAAGATGGGCACCTTCGGGATCTACGAAGACAAGCTTTCCCGGATCGATGGCCGCTGGCTGTTCACTGAGCGGCGTATCCTCAACGAGTTCCTCCCCGGTCGCGAGAGCGGACCCGAGAACCCGATCCGCACGATGGACGCGGCGGCTGCGCTGTGA
- a CDS encoding nuclear transport factor 2 family protein gives MAAGCSLSGVSSTSSSPVARADPRTRSARWTRRLRCDQSFDKLRTNGCVVDPFIFNPTPFVVSLSNHTRDRAEIADLMARYLFAMDYHDADAYAECFTVDGVLDYAMGTLEGREAIRAEAMVFRDKIAQVFKDWQGKPAKLRHLVHQKAIRIEGDRAWNTGLWWEMTNGGPEGRPATPSFGTYEDELLRVDGRWLFKRRKIYNEFLAGRESGAVNPVLAMNAA, from the coding sequence ATGGCCGCTGGCTGTTCACTGAGCGGCGTATCCTCAACGAGTTCCTCCCCGGTCGCGAGAGCGGACCCGAGAACCCGATCCGCACGATGGACGCGGCGGCTGCGCTGTGACCAGTCCTTCGACAAGCTCAGGACGAACGGATGTGTCGTTGATCCATTCATTTTCAACCCAACTCCGTTCGTGGTGAGCTTGTCGAACCACACGCGGGATCGGGCTGAGATAGCGGACCTCATGGCCCGCTATCTCTTCGCCATGGATTACCATGACGCCGATGCTTACGCGGAGTGCTTCACGGTCGATGGCGTGCTCGACTACGCGATGGGCACGCTCGAAGGCCGGGAGGCGATCCGGGCGGAGGCGATGGTGTTTCGCGACAAGATCGCCCAGGTGTTCAAGGACTGGCAGGGCAAGCCGGCCAAGTTGCGCCATCTCGTCCACCAGAAAGCGATCCGTATCGAGGGCGATCGGGCCTGGAATACCGGGCTGTGGTGGGAAATGACTAACGGCGGGCCTGAGGGCCGCCCGGCGACGCCCTCGTTCGGGACGTATGAGGATGAACTCCTCCGCGTTGACGGCCGCTGGCTGTTCAAGCGGCGCAAGATCTACAACGAGTTCCTGGCGGGCCGCGAGTCCGGAGCGGTTAATCCGGTGCTGGCGATGAACGCCGCCTAG
- a CDS encoding SDR family NAD(P)-dependent oxidoreductase — MIDFAGRTAFVTGGANGVGIGIVRNLLNAGAKVAIADIRQDSIDAALATLDNREVMGVQLNVMDRDGFKAAADKVEAEFGPVSLLFNNAGINLFQTIEDSSFDDWDWVLGVNLNGVINGVGTFAPRMKARALSGEVKGGHITNTASMASFIAGGAPGIYNTAKFAVRGLSYSLRHSMYQYGVGVSVVHPGLVKSYIYASDDVRPDGLKGAMKAVDQAAVERLAGIHEFGMEPDVIGARILDGVQENRANIFTHPDHKDELRELFDEILEDYRDYPQDAGFDQRVGFEKIRRDSFAATRRKANEVG, encoded by the coding sequence ATGATCGATTTCGCCGGCCGTACGGCCTTCGTTACCGGGGGCGCTAACGGCGTTGGCATCGGGATTGTTCGCAACCTCCTCAACGCGGGAGCCAAGGTAGCGATTGCCGACATCCGGCAGGACTCGATCGACGCGGCGCTGGCCACGCTCGACAACCGCGAAGTCATGGGCGTCCAGCTCAACGTGATGGACCGCGATGGGTTCAAGGCCGCGGCCGACAAGGTCGAGGCCGAGTTCGGCCCCGTCAGCCTGTTGTTCAACAACGCCGGGATCAATCTCTTCCAGACGATCGAGGATTCTTCGTTCGACGATTGGGACTGGGTGCTCGGCGTCAACCTTAACGGCGTCATCAACGGCGTCGGCACCTTCGCTCCGCGGATGAAGGCGCGTGCTCTCTCGGGTGAGGTCAAGGGCGGCCACATCACTAACACCGCCAGCATGGCGAGCTTCATCGCCGGCGGCGCGCCGGGCATCTACAACACTGCCAAGTTCGCGGTGCGGGGCCTGAGCTATTCGCTGCGCCATTCGATGTACCAGTACGGCGTCGGCGTGTCTGTCGTGCATCCGGGGCTGGTGAAGAGCTACATCTACGCCAGTGACGACGTACGGCCCGACGGCCTCAAGGGCGCGATGAAGGCTGTAGATCAGGCGGCGGTCGAACGGCTCGCAGGTATCCACGAGTTCGGCATGGAGCCCGACGTGATCGGCGCGCGTATCCTCGACGGCGTGCAGGAGAACCGGGCGAACATCTTCACGCATCCCGACCACAAGGACGAGCTGCGCGAGCTATTCGACGAGATCCTGGAGGACTATCGCGACTATCCGCAGGACGCCGGGTTCGACCAGCGCGTCGGGTTCGAGAAGATCCGGCGGGATAGCTTTGCGGCGACGAGGCGGAAGGCGAACGAGGTCGGGTGA